The Rickettsiales bacterium genomic interval ATCGCAAAGGCTAACAGGCCATAGCGGGAACAATCAAAAGGATTCTCATGACCGACATAGCCCTACTCGACGATCTGTTTTTCACCCGCACCGGCATGGACAAAAAGCGCGTCGGCAAGCTGACCGGTGAAACGCTGCGCGGCATGGATGACGGCGAGCTTTTTCTGGAATACTCGCAGTCGGAAAGCTTTGTCTTCGATGACGGGCAATTGAAGAATGCAAGCTTCAATACGGATCAGGGATTCGGCCTGCGCTCGGTGCTGGGCGAAGCCACGGGGTATGCCCATGCGGCGGATTTGAGCGAAGCGGCCATCAAACGCGCCGCTGAAACCGTACGTGCGGTCAATTACGGTCAGAAAAATGTAGTAGCGGAACATACCCCGCCCTTCGGCACGAATCAGGCTTTATATACGGATGTCAACCCGCTCGCACAGGTGCCGTTCGCCCAGAAGATCGGTGTGCTGCAGGAGATTGATGCGTATTTGCGCGGCAAGGACCCGCGCGTGCATCAGGTTTCCGTGTCCCTGCTCGGTTCATGGCAGGCTGTGCAGATCATGAAAGCAGACGGCAGCGTAGCCGGAGATATCCGCCCGCTCGTACGCCTCAATATCAGTGTCGTAGCCAAAGACGGCGACCGTATGGAAACCGGCTCACACGGTGCAGGCGCTCGCACTTCATACGCCGATTATATCACGCCCGACCGCTGGCAGGCACAGGCCGACAAAGCGCTCAAACAGGCGCTCACGAATCTCGAATCGCGCCCTGCTCCCGCAGGCGAAATGCCGGTCATTATCGGCAATGCATGGTGCGGTGTGCTGCTGCATGAAGCTGTGGGCCACGGACTGGAAGGTGATTTCAACCGCAAGAAAACCTCCGCATTCTCCGGTCTCATTGGCAAACAGGTCGCCGCCAAAGGTATTACTGTCGTGGATGATGGCACGCTCACAGACCGGCGCGGCTCGCTCTCCATCGATGATGAAGGCACTCCGACCAGCCGCACGGTACTGATCGAGGACGGTATCCTGACCGGCTACATGCAGGACAGGCTGAATGCAAGACTCATGGGCATGAAAGCCACTGGCAACGGCAGGCGCGAAAGCTATGCCTGCCAGCCCATGCCGCGCATGACTAACACCTACATGCTCGGCGGCAACGCGAAAGTGGATGACATGATCAGCTCCGTCAAACGCGGGCTATATGCGGTGAATTTCGGCGGCGGCCAGGTGGATATCACCTCCGGCAAATTCGTTTTCTCGGCTTCCGAAGCGTATATGATCGAGAACGGCAAGATCGCCTATCCCGTCAAGGGCGCAACGCTCATCGGCAACGGCCCGGACATCCTGACCAAGGTCAGCGCCATCGGTGACGATATGAGTCTTGATGACGGTGTCGGCACCTGTGGCAAGGCAGGACAAGGCGTTCCTGTCGGCGTCGGCCAGCCCAGCGTATTGATCGACCGCATGACAGTCGGTGGAACGGAAGTTTAAACAGGAATTCATTATGCGCAAAACCGCCCGCCCGCTTCTCTCCCTTTGTATGAGTCTGCTGGCGGGACTGCCGCTTTCTGCGCATGCAGCATGTACCGTAAACGATAAGCTGGTGAATAGCTGCAGGCCGTGGTTCGCCGTCGCAGCCGGGGGTTACACCGAAGCGCCCAACGGTACTAAAGGCCAGATCACCTATTTCGAGCAGCGCGCAGGTAGACAGGTGGATATCGTCCATACCTATCACCGCCCGAACAAGGATGCACTGACGGAAGACGAACTCTATTTCATCAACCGCCCCAACACCTATCTTGCGACCACCTGGAAACCGGCCAAGCTTTGGCAGGATGCAGGCGGCAGCAATGCGGAAACCAACGCCCATATCGACCATATGGCGCAAAGCATCAAAGCAGTCGCGCCGAAGAAAATATTTCTGACTGTATTTCACGAACCGGAAAATGATGTCACCGGTGGCGGCACCAACTGCCCCGCTAACATTTATAAAGGTAAAGCAGGCACGCCTGAGGAATACCGCGCAATGTGGCGCAATATCCGTAACCGTTTCGACGCGCAGCATGTGACGAACGTTGTCTGGGTGATGAACTATATGGGCTTCAAAAAGTGGGATTGTCTTGTGGATGATCTCTGGCCCGGCAATGACCTCGTAGATTGGGTAGTATGGGACCCATATGAACATCAGCATGCGCAGTGGCCCGAAAGTCCCATGCGGCTCTATAATTTCCTGACGCAGCACAGCAATGCGCAGCATGATTATCTGAGCAAACCCTGGGGCATCATGGAAACCGGTGTCATAGGTCCGCAGACACTTGCTGTTCAGCAATACGCCGATATGAAAGCATCACTGGACAATAACACGATGCCACGCCTGAAGATGCTGGCAATCTGGGATGATTACACCGCCAACAGCAAGGACATCCGTCTCGGCTACGACTCCGAAACGCACCAGCCCGACACGGTAAAGCAAAAAGCGTTCAATGCCTACTTTAACGATCCGCGCTTTACCGATACGTTCTATGAAAAATAATAAGATGGTTTAAATCATTACTATGTTGCCACACATTATTGTCGCGATCGTTAATAATATTGTTAACTTCGTATTGGCTATCGTCTTAGGGCTAATTGGCCTTGGAGTATATTCTGTAATAGCAGCACTACTACACTTTCCTATACCTCAGGGACATCAACAGCTAATGCAAGATCCTGCTTATCTGCATAATGCTCACTACATACTTTTCTTATCCATATGCCTGTCTACAACCATTGTCGGATGTATTCCCGGTCACCGGCGAATCATTGAGGGCGCGCTATCCTCTCTGGTTTTTCTAGCTATTTATTACGGTCATCTTATCGGAGCAGAGCAAGACTCACCCATATTGGAATTCATCGTATTCAATAGCTTGCCATTCTTCGGAATGTTGGGAGCCTATCTAAGACGGCATGCTGATTTTTCCATATTACGTTCCTGGCCTGGAGCATTCGGGGCTTTTATCGTTACACATTATTTTGTGACAGTAGTAGGCATGCTATGTGTGCTTATAATACCAAGCCAGATAGTAACAGAGCTAAGTGCTGCTCAGCTATTTGCAACCTGTCTGGCCATATTGGCAGCCACGACGATAATGCCAAAAGCACTACGCCCCAAAGCATTGAAAGTCTTTATGGCATTAGCAATGCTTTTTACAATCGTTCCCATC includes:
- the tldD gene encoding metalloprotease TldD, translating into MTDIALLDDLFFTRTGMDKKRVGKLTGETLRGMDDGELFLEYSQSESFVFDDGQLKNASFNTDQGFGLRSVLGEATGYAHAADLSEAAIKRAAETVRAVNYGQKNVVAEHTPPFGTNQALYTDVNPLAQVPFAQKIGVLQEIDAYLRGKDPRVHQVSVSLLGSWQAVQIMKADGSVAGDIRPLVRLNISVVAKDGDRMETGSHGAGARTSYADYITPDRWQAQADKALKQALTNLESRPAPAGEMPVIIGNAWCGVLLHEAVGHGLEGDFNRKKTSAFSGLIGKQVAAKGITVVDDGTLTDRRGSLSIDDEGTPTSRTVLIEDGILTGYMQDRLNARLMGMKATGNGRRESYACQPMPRMTNTYMLGGNAKVDDMISSVKRGLYAVNFGGGQVDITSGKFVFSASEAYMIENGKIAYPVKGATLIGNGPDILTKVSAIGDDMSLDDGVGTCGKAGQGVPVGVGQPSVLIDRMTVGGTEV